The Athene noctua chromosome 3, bAthNoc1.hap1.1, whole genome shotgun sequence genome includes a region encoding these proteins:
- the MB gene encoding myoglobin, translating to MGLSDQEWQHVLTIWGKVESDLPGHGHAVLIRLFQDHPETLERFEKFKGLKTPDQMKGSEDLKKHGVTVLTQLGKILKQKGNHESELKPLAQTHATKHKIPVKYLEFISEVIIKVIAEKHSADFGADTQAAMKKALELFRNDMASKYKEFGFQG from the exons ATGGGGCTCAGTGATCAGGAATGGCAGCACGTCCTGACCATCTGGGGAAAGGTGGAGTCTGACCTCCCTGGCCATGGGCATGCAGTTTTAATCAG ACTCTTTCAGGACCACCCTGAGACCTTGGAGCGCTTTGAAAAGTTCAAAGGCCTGAAGACCCCTGATCAGATGAAGGGCTCTGAAGATCTGAAGAAACATGGAGTTACTGTTCTTACCCAGCTGGGCAAAATCCTGAAGCAGAAGGGTAATCATGAGTCAGAGTTGAAGCCCCTGGCTCAAACCCATGCAACTAAGCACAAAATCCCTGTCAAATATCTGGAG TTCATTTCTGAAGTCATTATCAAGGTCATTGCCGAAAAACACTCTGCAGACTTTGGGGCTGATACCCAGGCTGCGATGAAGAAGGCCCTGGAGCTGTTCCGAAATGATATGGCCAGCAAGTACAAGGAGTTCGGTTTCCAGGGTTAG